CTAAGTCTCCTCGGATAACGACGACAAACCGTATTCCCCGTCTCACATCAATTGGAATGCGTGGGACGTTAAAGGATTAAAGAACCACCTTACTCGAAAAGAGTAGGAGCTGTAGTCCATGGTGTGGTGGTATCTCACTCATTCTGTTCTGAGGGCAACTGTAAAGTCTACTTGTCGTGCAGTTAAGGTTACAAACTGCACGGCTGCCATTTGCGCCAAAATCCAGTCTGGCAAAGCTCATCATGCCACAAAGTGGTGTACATTGTCGCTGAAAAGCCCCAGGCCTAGGGAAGTGATTAATTACGTATTGATTTATTCACTCAAGTACTTAAAGTATTGTTATGGGGGTTTCGTATAACATCTCACGTTTGAGCTAATTTGTTGACcaaatttttgctgatttaatgaaaataaaatggtTTGTGATATCCGGTTGCTAAGGTCGTTTTTCACGAAAAACATTAGTAAAGGACAGCGTAATGATGGTCTTCGTCAGTGGAAATGCGCTAACTTTTTCCACGCACGATCACGTTAAAGTCAGCCACTAACAGAGGACAACAAAATTGTCACTGCACGCCACAAGAACTTTATTTCACCCTTATCCTGCCCCTTGTTTATCTTTAACTCTGAATACCATTCTGGGTGTCTTGACAAATGATATTGTTTTTCAGTGCGGACCAGAGCTCTGATGGATCTCTCGAGAGGTTTCAACAGCAGATAAAAGTTAGCAGCGATGGTACAAACCTCTGGCTGGCTCCAACAATTCTTCTCAGCTCATGCAAAATCTTCGTCAAGTACTTCCCTTTCGATGAACAGAATTGCGAATTGAAATTTGGCTCGTGGACCTACGATGGTTTTCACCTAGATCTAGTGAAAGAAGCAGAGGAGGCTGACATgggaaaattttctaacaatgGCGAATGGGAGTTGATTGCAGTTCCATGCAAAAGGAATGTACTGAAGTATGTGTGCTGTGATGCCTCTTACCCGGATGTAACTTACACTGTGAAGATCCGTAGACgaactttgtttttcttcttcaacATGATCATCCCGTGCCTTGTTATCGTAGGTAAGGATGAGTTCGCTaacaattaaaaagaaatattcgaaccgaattattataaaatagaaaaacaacaacaagattcAGTTTTATGAGCTTTCCGCTTTCCAGTTTCCAATTTCTGTAAGAGGACAAAAGTCACTAACCCTTCTAATGATTCCTAAAATTTTAAATGCTGAAAAAAACTACCGAGGGCGCTAAAGCGACTAATGTAATAAACACAGTGGGAGAAAACTAAAATTGAATTATTGCCACATGCGGCCGTTTTTCAGTGGGACTTACTTAAGAGAAACGTTTAGGCACGACGAGGACAGCTTGCAGAGCCAGCGTTAcatgtccgccattttgaaagcagaGCGGGGTTGGCGCGAGTTGCCCATAGGTGATTGTCCTCTTCCCTGGAACGTTATATTACTCCCGCCCAGCCCTCCATCACTTTAACTTTCCAAGATGGTGATTCGATCCCCATCAAAATACGCCTGCTCTGCAGACTACGATGGTGAGGGATTTGCTCTTTGATGTGGTCACTTATTGTGTCAATATCGAATTTGAAATAATATTGATTGGTTGTCATACATTCAGTTATCGGATAGCGGATCTAATTAGTTTCCTCCGTTACAAATAGTTACGCGTGATCATTTGGATTGCAGAATACTTAGTTTCTGAGGttcaggggcgtagccagggggAAGttctggggtgcccgtgacccctCCTTTGTGACAGTCAACAACATAATACAACCATATCTGTGAGACTTGAACTGAGTAATGAATATATGACCTGGAACATACTCCATCTATGCAGGTAGTTTGTAACCTTGTCCCTCCTCccgcaagtcaagtcaagtcaaacatttcaactcgaggttCAGGGTGCGAAATCCATCGTCTATGGCCAATTTGGCCGACGCGCGAATAATGCCCATTGTCAGCGTGGATGTCGACATGACAAACTGGTAAGAACTAAGTACCTTGGGTTTGAGAGAGTGTGACACCCCCACCCACcatcctttgaaaaatcctggctacacCCCTGAGGTTTCAAGTCTTGTTGCTATATAATCGTCCTTGTCGCACTGGTCGTCTCTAATTGTTATGCGACTGGGACGACCATATACTGAAGGCCGTGACTCTTACGATGATCCAAGACGACCCGCGAGACACCCATAGATTCTATCCACATCTCGACAGAGACGACCTGTACGAGAGGGACGACTatatgaaaaccaggctttagggTGTGCCCGTAGTGCCTGTAGAGACAAGATTCTTGTTACTATCaaagattttgtgttcgatctGCTGCTGATAGTTAGGGAAATCTGTAATAGCTGCTAAATCTTCTCAACTTGTGAAGGTGTGGGTTATCAATTCTAATTCCCACACAGTAATGCATATTTAAAAGCATTTCTAGCTACACTGACGATCCACGTTTAACTTCAGGTCTGACAATACTGTCATTTTACCTCCCCCCTGATTCTGGAGAACGCCTTTCGTTGGTCATCACCAACCTGCTTGCCATGACTGTGTTCATGCTGTTGGTAGCTGAGATTATTCCGCCAACATCAGATGCAGTATCAATCATCTCTACCTTTTATTCCTGTTGCCTATTTGAGGTGCGTTCAGTTTAAGTTTACATTAATGCAACGAACCGCACTGCGATCCTTTTTAAAATATCTAACACCTAAGCACGGAAAGATGGGTTGTGCAGGCCTTTGCAAACCCGTTCTCCTTAACTTCGGTTATCGCAAGCTACTGCCCAAATAAGTGAGCATGCATCAAGTACTGTAAGTACGAGCACCCCTCCCTTCATAACAGGATCGGATAGGCTGGATAGGATGACGAAGGGTGCGAAAATATCAAATCATGCATGCGAGAGAAGCAAAAATAACACGATTCTTTAAAACGGACAAGGGAAGGGGACCCAAGCCAACATCCCGATCAGCTAGTCCTAATGAATGCTTCAGGGGCTCGTAAAATTGAGTATTAAGTCGAGTCTCCTCAGTTCGTTTTATTTGGCAATTAAAAAAAGCAAGAAGTGGACTAGACTTCTAAGAATGTTCGTTTGCAGTAGATCAAGTAGTGACGTGGCCTGATCGTCTACTTAATAATACACATTAAACAATTTCtgtattctgattggctcagtTTTCAAGGAACGCAGTACAGAAAAGAAGTAATtcagagaaaaacaaaagtaagaaaccaagcattctgattggtcgatgAGTAAAGACAATCAGAGAGATCCATTCAAATGCGAGACCTGGATGGCGCATTCTTTGGCGCATGATTGCGTGATATACGCGTGCATTGCTTCAGCTTAACCATCTCGATTTTTCTAATGTCTCGTAacaataagtaatcacatgatttttctcgcgCTATTTGGAATGAagaagcacttgtaaattttttaaaagactaCAAAGTGAATTCGCTGAAAGGGCTGGTGCAAATCATAGTTAATTTAAAAAACTCTCTTCAGTCGTAGgcgtgcttatttattctaaggcgcgttcgattgaccgtattccgggataagaatacatggaatatgagttagaaatccttcgtttttacggagattcagattaaaattgtcaacatccgcataaacgcaattttagacattattttttattatccttgctgcttcgaaacgcgccaaacataccgttttaatcatcactccacgtattcttattccggaattgggtcaatcgaacgcccccctaaattgcactcgaaatcatgtgattattcCTAAACTGACCCACACTCAACTCATCTTCCAGCAATACTCTTTCGTTATTGACAGCTTCACTCCTTTTTCAGATTGGAGTCGCCCTTATTGGAACGTGTGTAGTTCTTAAGTACCATTTTAATAACCCTGCCATTCACAAGATGCCTGACTGGCTGCGTTTCATCGTCTTCCGTTGTTTGGGAAAAGTCTTTCACAAAAAACTCCGCAATAACGAAAACCCACTGGAAACCGGCAGCCCGCTTGAAAGACGAAAGCTCTCAGTACTGAGAACAGAGAATGGGTATATTGAAACTATAATTCCAAAGAGATTCTCGGGACTGCTTAGTGGGAAATGGCCCACAGCTGAGAACAGGGGTCGTGGTGTCTCAGAGGAAAGAGACCCGGGAGAGCCCTTCTTGGACCGAGGCACCCCGAGATCGGAGCTGGAAATTGATGATAAGAGTTACCTGACAAGAGCAATCACTCACAAACAGGGAACAATTGCAAACGCTTTGGAAAAACTGGTTGAGGCAAAGGAAGCTGAAGAGGAGGAAGGAATGCGTCGGGAGGAATGGATGATGGCCGCATCCATCATGGACTCCTTGTTCATGtggattttcttttttactttaatGGCTTCCTTAGCTGCTCTCTTCTTTAAACTGCCTAAATACGACTAGTTCATAATTTAAAGAGCATTCAAACTTGCTCAATTCCGCTTTAATTAACGAACTCATTAACTAGTGGAAACCAAACTTTTTCCAAGCTATGGCATGGGTATCCCGCCTCAGTGGACTCAAGCTTATGAGCTGGGCGCGTTGCAAGCGTGAGGTGTGCTTGAGTTGTTTAAGGACAGACAACTTTATACAAGGTGGATATATAGTTTCTCACTTAATCGACTCGTTCTTCGTCATTCGTTGGCCGGGATCTGCTTC
Above is a window of Montipora capricornis isolate CH-2021 chromosome 6, ASM3666992v2, whole genome shotgun sequence DNA encoding:
- the LOC138052755 gene encoding neuronal acetylcholine receptor subunit alpha-10-like translates to MTSQFHNPSLCLVSILLLLILKYSAVASNSQSFPTPASVSTEALTSGTPETFAHSVSTPSSRRASSTKGITNMSPDRAELSLFRDLFDGYDKRIRPALRKEDNVTVMLGISVFQLIDLDERNEMMKLSLWVRQKWNNPFLRWNSTHYDGIQEINVNPASIWKPDLALYNNADQSSDGSLERFQQQIKVSSDGTNLWLAPTILLSSCKIFVKYFPFDEQNCELKFGSWTYDGFHLDLVKEAEEADMGKFSNNGEWELIAVPCKRNVLKYVCCDASYPDVTYTVKIRRRTLFFFFNMIIPCLVIVGLTILSFYLPPDSGERLSLVITNLLAMTVFMLLVAEIIPPTSDAVSIISTFYSCCLFEIGVALIGTCVVLKYHFNNPAIHKMPDWLRFIVFRCLGKVFHKKLRNNENPLETGSPLERRKLSVLRTENGYIETIIPKRFSGLLSGKWPTAENRGRGVSEERDPGEPFLDRGTPRSELEIDDKSYLTRAITHKQGTIANALEKLVEAKEAEEEEGMRREEWMMAASIMDSLFMWIFFFTLMASLAALFFKLPKYD